In Mytilus edulis chromosome 6, xbMytEdul2.2, whole genome shotgun sequence, the following proteins share a genomic window:
- the LOC139528072 gene encoding protein unc-93 homolog A-like produces the protein MYNISTMSQRRNETENLEEICLCFSAKRGDSTSGHEIRNTYILSASFFFVFTAYLAIQNLQSSLNQEAGLGVTSLSCLYGFIIISAVLAPTVLKVIGGKLALVIAWILHIVYTLSNFYPTFGTLIPSSILLGLVSGPLWTAQSIYITRNAYSLADRIGKDAHVLLSRLNGIFFTIYELTQISGNIVSSAVLYKSASHSFNASSTTCGVNDCPAISGNSTVLNQPSSDVVYTMLGVFLVFDVIGLILTATFLPPLPKSQWTESSSIKESVTSCFFTFGDMKMLLLVPFISIMAMEQAVLWTDFTKSYVSCPIGIKMVGFIMAAYGGSTTVSALVTSRLAKYTGRQVLFAVAIIIQMSIFVAMFVFYPQGRSDLPYLFIMVVIWGVAEGIWQTQSNALIGYLYPENTEPAFANYHFWKATSFTVYFAISTVLCVKTKLIIVMTLLSVACVLYVALEVKVFFKQRTANISETK, from the exons ATGTATAATATTAGTACAATGTCACAACGACGGAATGAAACCGAGAACCTCGAGGAGATATGTTTGTGTTTTAGCGCCAAAAGGGGTGACAGCACCAGTGGTCATGAAATTCGCAATACTTACATACTGTCAGCCTCATTTTTCTTTGTATTTACTGCATACTTAGCGATACAAAACTTACAGAGCAGTTTGAATCAGGAAGCAGGGCTAGGAGTGACATCATTGTCGTGCTTATATGGATTTATTATCATTTCAGCTGTATTGGCACCAACTGTGTTAAAGGTTATTGGCGGAAAGTTGGCACTTGTTATTGCTTGGATACTACATATAGTCTACACTTTAAGCAACTTTTATCCAACATTCGGAACTTTGATTCCTTCGTCTATTTTACTAGGACTGGTGTCCGGTCCTTTATGGACAGCGCAAAGTATTTATATTACAAGAAATGCTTATTCTCTTGCAGATCGCATAGGTAAAGATGCGCATGTTTTGCTCAGTAGACTAAATGGAATCTTCTTTACAATATATGAACTAACACAAATCAGTGGAAATATAGTGTCGTCTGCCGTTTTATATAAAAGTGCAAGCCATAGTTTTAATGCTTCGTCTACGACCTGCGGTGTCAATGATTGTCCTGCAATATCCGGAAATTCTACTGTGTTGAACCAGCCATCTTCAGATGTTGTGTACACTATGCTTGGCGTCTTTCTTGTCTTTGATGTCATTGGACTCATCTTGACTGCAACATTTTTACCTCCTTTGCCGAAGAGCCAGTGGACAGAGTCTTCTTCTATTAAGGAATCAGTGACGTCATGTTTCTTTACATTCGGTGATATGAAGATGTTGTTATTGGTACCATTTATATCAATAATGGCGATGGAGCAGGCCGTTTTGTGGACAGATTTTACGAAG TCTTACGTTAGCTGTCCAATTGGAATCAAAATGGTTGGCTTTATCATGGCGGCGTATGGAGGTTCAACAACTGTGTCAGCATTGGTGACGTCACGGCTAGCTAAATACACGGGGAGACAGGTTTTGTTTGCAGTAGCCATAATTATACAAATGTCCATATTTGTTGCCATGTTTGTCTTTTATCCACAAGGAAGAAGTGACTTGCCTTATTTGTTTATAATGGTAGTTATATGGGGTGTCGCCGAAGGAATATGGCAGACGCAATCTAATG CACTGATTGGATATCTGTACCCAGAGAATACAGAGCCAGCATTTGCCAACTACCACTTCTGGAAGGCGACCAGTTTTACTGTGTATTTTGCTATCAGTACTGTGTTATGTGTAAAGACAAAGCTTATTATCGTTATGACGTTATTGTCTGTAGCGTGTGTTCTGTATGTTGCTCTAGAAGTTAAAGTTTTCTTTAAACAACGGACTGCAAATATCTCCGAGACAAAATAG